One Paenisporosarcina sp. FSL H8-0542 genomic region harbors:
- the accD gene encoding acetyl-CoA carboxylase, carboxyltransferase subunit beta — MIRDIFSRNRKNKYVTIPSNASKTDVPEGLMTKCPECKHIGLTKDIIKNKKVCPACDHHYKMTAHERVAIFLDEETFVSMDDHLATVNPLKFPGYTDKIKSDSEKTGLNEAVLTGTGMLNGRKIVVAIMDAHFRMGSMGSVVGEKITRAIEEATKQEVPFIIFTASGGARMQEGVLSLMQMAKTSVALNRHSEKGQLFISILTHPTTGGVSASFASIGDINLAEPKALIGFAGRRVIEQTVREKLPENFQTAEFLLAHGQLDAVVHRSSMKETVSTLVKLHSKGGN, encoded by the coding sequence ATGATTCGTGATATATTTTCAAGAAATCGTAAAAATAAATATGTAACGATTCCTTCAAATGCATCAAAAACAGATGTTCCAGAAGGTTTAATGACAAAATGTCCGGAATGTAAACATATCGGGTTGACGAAAGACATAATCAAAAATAAAAAAGTTTGTCCAGCTTGTGATCATCATTACAAAATGACGGCTCATGAACGTGTAGCAATTTTCTTGGATGAAGAAACATTTGTATCCATGGACGATCATTTGGCAACAGTCAATCCACTTAAATTCCCAGGGTACACGGATAAAATTAAGTCGGATAGTGAGAAAACAGGATTGAACGAAGCTGTCTTGACTGGTACAGGAATGTTGAACGGACGTAAAATCGTTGTAGCTATTATGGATGCGCATTTCCGCATGGGTTCGATGGGATCTGTAGTGGGTGAAAAAATCACCCGAGCTATTGAAGAAGCAACGAAGCAAGAAGTGCCTTTTATTATTTTCACAGCCAGCGGTGGAGCCCGCATGCAAGAAGGCGTACTTTCGCTTATGCAAATGGCAAAAACAAGCGTGGCGCTAAATCGACATAGCGAAAAAGGACAACTATTTATTTCCATCCTGACACATCCTACAACGGGTGGGGTATCTGCAAGTTTTGCGTCGATTGGGGACATCAATTTAGCTGAACCTAAAGCTTTGATTGGATTTGCAGGCCGACGTGTTATTGAACAAACTGTACGGGAAAAACTACCTGAAAATTTCCAGACGGCTGAGTTTTTATTGGCACATGGACAATTGGATGCAGTGGTCCATCGTTCTTCGATGAAAGAAACCGTATCTACACTAGTGAAGCTTCATTCGAAAGGAGGCAACTAA
- the dnaE gene encoding DNA polymerase III subunit alpha — MYPVYPQVGTSADLLNSTIRLEALIPFLQKQQATSVAITNRRLYGVMPFYQAVKKAGLHPVIGLTCLIELTDETLVEVQLYAKTNLGYQNLLKISSALEVKALSALPLKWLRAYKEDCFVVVQLSKIAVLETVESILDALKDCLGSGLLVGIERPGGRIADSENEMVGNCIERQIPLIATHQANYVSQSDAFAYEVAQAIANGVKLSDAQRVKPKHEHHYLPTREQWIEWFADQPEWLEEAERLLKSCFVEIVTDQYHMPKFPVPENVSTHDVLREKCMTGLSQRLATFDESYKERLEMELNVINQMGYADYFLIVADFMEYAKNNQILTGPGRGSSASSLVAYSLFITHVDPLQFGLLFERFLNPERITMPDIDIDFADHRRHEVIQYVAEKYGHTHVAQIVTYGTLSAKAAARDVARVFGFDSSVLEMISKQLPNKPGISFEEAVNSSENLKKWIDMDRTHQKWFDTVKELEGLPRNASTHAAGVVLSPVPLVELLPIEAGQDGIYLTQWPMKEVEQSGLLKMDFLGLRNLTILERIRTMIWFDQHKWLDFEKIPLHHEGTFKLLQQGDTTGVFQLESDGMRQALRDIRPTHFLDIVAVNALYRPGPLDNIPTYKRRKHREEKTTYVHPMLEPILKETHGVIVYQEQIMQISSKMAGFTFGESDILRRAVSKKNRQVLDEQRQQFVERAQKNQFTEREANEVYDLIVRFADYGFPKSHAVAYSMISYQMAYLKVQYPAYFYASLLTASMGNHEKIMRLIQEVKQHNIALLPPSIHRSGLTFQVENGAIRFGLSAVKGVSNIFLRDLLQKRKQAHPLWQDIFELAVSLSAEQFSRKQIEPLIKAGALDGFGQDRATLLATLDAAVQYAELVRPKAEQDLFDGDVTTFGKPKYVKNSDMPEMLKLQFERETLGLYMSNHPVERLKKEMTINATPIQEIKYARNGRAVVIVGMIEEIRRIRTKKGESMAFVTVQDETSDISCTVFPKDYASHNLVIKEQHVLEIEGTVEWRQGKPQIIVKNMQTLSK, encoded by the coding sequence ATGTACCCAGTGTATCCACAAGTAGGGACATCTGCAGATTTACTTAATAGCACGATTCGCTTGGAAGCATTGATTCCTTTCCTTCAAAAACAACAGGCGACTTCGGTAGCCATTACCAATAGACGGTTATACGGTGTGATGCCGTTTTATCAAGCTGTCAAGAAAGCCGGTTTACATCCAGTAATCGGTTTAACTTGTCTTATTGAACTGACTGACGAGACACTTGTTGAAGTCCAACTGTATGCCAAGACCAACCTGGGCTATCAGAACTTATTGAAAATCAGTAGCGCACTAGAAGTCAAAGCACTTTCTGCACTGCCATTAAAATGGCTCCGTGCTTATAAAGAAGACTGTTTTGTAGTTGTACAGCTTTCCAAAATCGCAGTGCTAGAAACAGTTGAATCCATATTGGATGCCTTAAAGGATTGCTTAGGTTCTGGTCTGCTGGTTGGAATAGAACGACCAGGTGGACGTATTGCTGACAGTGAAAATGAAATGGTTGGAAATTGTATCGAAAGACAAATCCCATTAATTGCAACTCATCAGGCAAATTATGTTTCTCAAAGTGATGCCTTTGCGTATGAAGTGGCTCAAGCCATTGCGAACGGTGTGAAGCTTAGTGACGCACAGCGAGTGAAACCAAAGCACGAGCATCACTATTTGCCAACTCGAGAACAATGGATCGAATGGTTTGCCGATCAGCCAGAGTGGCTGGAAGAAGCAGAACGACTACTAAAAAGCTGTTTTGTTGAAATTGTCACTGATCAATACCATATGCCAAAATTCCCGGTACCTGAAAATGTGTCGACACATGATGTTTTGCGTGAAAAATGTATGACCGGCCTTAGTCAGCGCTTGGCAACATTTGATGAGTCATATAAAGAGCGTCTCGAAATGGAACTGAATGTAATTAATCAAATGGGCTATGCAGATTATTTTTTAATTGTGGCAGACTTTATGGAGTATGCGAAAAACAATCAAATATTGACTGGTCCCGGTCGTGGATCTTCTGCTAGTTCCCTCGTTGCGTATTCGTTATTTATTACACACGTCGATCCTCTTCAATTCGGCTTATTATTTGAACGTTTCCTGAATCCTGAACGAATCACAATGCCGGACATTGATATCGATTTTGCCGATCACCGAAGACATGAAGTCATCCAGTATGTCGCTGAAAAATATGGACATACCCACGTGGCCCAAATTGTAACATATGGAACTTTGTCGGCAAAAGCAGCTGCTAGAGACGTGGCACGTGTCTTTGGATTTGATAGTTCTGTTCTAGAGATGATATCCAAACAACTGCCGAATAAACCCGGCATTTCATTTGAAGAGGCAGTGAACAGCTCTGAAAACCTGAAAAAATGGATTGACATGGACCGTACACATCAAAAATGGTTTGACACCGTTAAGGAGCTCGAAGGCTTGCCTAGAAACGCATCAACTCATGCGGCAGGAGTTGTCTTATCACCTGTTCCATTGGTAGAGCTACTGCCGATTGAAGCAGGACAAGACGGCATTTATTTAACCCAATGGCCAATGAAAGAAGTGGAACAGAGTGGGTTGCTTAAAATGGATTTTCTCGGATTAAGAAACTTAACCATTTTAGAGAGAATCCGTACCATGATCTGGTTCGATCAACATAAGTGGCTTGATTTCGAAAAAATCCCGCTTCATCACGAAGGAACGTTCAAGCTCCTTCAACAGGGGGATACGACCGGGGTTTTCCAATTGGAATCAGATGGAATGAGACAAGCCCTCCGTGATATCCGGCCGACTCATTTCCTGGATATTGTGGCAGTCAACGCCCTGTATCGTCCAGGTCCATTGGATAATATTCCAACGTATAAACGCAGAAAACACCGGGAAGAGAAGACGACATATGTCCACCCGATGCTTGAGCCAATATTGAAAGAAACGCATGGCGTAATTGTTTACCAGGAACAGATCATGCAAATTTCTTCTAAAATGGCTGGATTTACATTTGGCGAATCCGATATTTTAAGACGTGCAGTAAGTAAGAAAAATCGACAAGTATTGGATGAGCAGCGCCAACAGTTTGTAGAACGGGCACAGAAAAATCAATTTACTGAGCGAGAAGCAAATGAAGTGTATGATCTGATTGTCAGATTTGCAGATTATGGATTTCCGAAAAGTCATGCAGTAGCCTATAGCATGATTTCCTATCAGATGGCCTATTTAAAAGTTCAATATCCTGCTTACTTTTACGCATCGTTATTGACAGCATCAATGGGTAACCATGAAAAAATCATGCGCCTAATTCAAGAAGTCAAACAGCATAATATTGCCTTACTTCCTCCGTCCATACATAGAAGCGGGTTGACGTTCCAAGTAGAAAATGGTGCGATTCGATTTGGATTGTCTGCAGTTAAAGGAGTTTCCAATATCTTTTTACGGGACTTGTTGCAAAAACGAAAACAAGCGCATCCACTGTGGCAAGACATTTTCGAACTTGCCGTCAGTTTATCGGCAGAGCAGTTTTCACGTAAACAAATAGAGCCTTTAATTAAAGCGGGTGCTCTTGATGGCTTCGGTCAAGATCGAGCGACACTGCTTGCAACTCTTGATGCGGCAGTACAATACGCGGAACTCGTCAGACCGAAAGCAGAACAGGATTTATTTGATGGAGACGTCACGACATTCGGAAAGCCCAAGTATGTGAAAAACTCGGACATGCCGGAAATGCTGAAACTTCAGTTTGAAAGGGAAACGCTTGGATTGTATATGTCCAATCACCCGGTAGAAAGATTGAAAAAAGAAATGACCATTAATGCAACTCCAATTCAAGAAATCAAATATGCACGTAATGGTCGGGCGGTGGTCATTGTCGGCATGATTGAAGAAATCCGTAGAATTCGCACCAAAAAAGGTGAGTCTATGGCATTTGTAACCGTGCAGGATGAGACGTCAGATATTTCATGTACGGTATTTCCGAAAGACTATGCTTCTCACAATCTTGTCATTAAAGAACAGCATGTTTTAGAAATCGAAGGCACTGTGGAATGGCGGCAAGGTAAGCCACAAATCATTGTGAAAAATATGCAAACGCTGTCGAAATGA
- a CDS encoding GntR family transcriptional regulator encodes MTNQTTKMYLQIVRELRLLIQSENIRPGGKLPSERELAERLQVGRSTVREALRSLELLGLIETKRGEGTFLTDFRKHKLVEVLSTFILQDSKSIEDIHVTREIHEKEAIRIVAGSPILNKLPVWASLLKQLQEVGTIVREDMIREILISSNNRLSLKMWFLLKQYGEEPYQGHSEIEENNYIQQLLTAIIDGKIDEAIRSYTAWTRWLTQGRETT; translated from the coding sequence ATGACAAATCAAACGACAAAAATGTATTTGCAAATCGTTCGTGAACTTCGACTTCTTATTCAATCGGAAAACATACGACCTGGGGGGAAACTTCCATCTGAACGTGAATTGGCGGAACGACTTCAAGTAGGGAGATCGACCGTTCGAGAAGCACTGCGCAGTCTGGAGCTATTAGGATTAATTGAAACTAAACGTGGAGAAGGTACTTTTCTGACAGATTTTCGAAAGCACAAATTAGTTGAAGTCTTGTCGACGTTTATTTTGCAAGATTCGAAATCCATTGAGGATATTCATGTTACGCGTGAAATACACGAAAAAGAAGCCATCCGCATAGTCGCAGGATCTCCTATTCTGAATAAACTGCCGGTATGGGCGAGTTTACTCAAACAACTGCAAGAAGTAGGAACCATTGTGCGCGAGGATATGATTCGGGAAATACTCATTTCAAGTAATAATCGATTGTCACTGAAAATGTGGTTTCTTTTGAAGCAATATGGAGAAGAACCATACCAAGGACACTCTGAAATTGAAGAAAATAATTACATTCAACAATTATTGACAGCCATTATAGATGGGAAAATTGATGAAGCGATTCGCTCATATACTGCTTGGACAAGATGGTTAACACAAGGGAGAGAAACCACATGA
- the pfkA gene encoding 6-phosphofructokinase, protein MKRIGVLTSGGDAPGMNAALRAVVRKAIYHDMEVMGVYNGYQGLIDGKIVQLDLGSVGDIIQRGGTKLHSARCLEFITEEGQLKAIDQMKKHGIEGLVVIGGDGSYRGAMALTSQGFPCIGVPGTIDNDIPGTDFTIGFDTALNTVIEAIDKIRDTATSHERTFIIEVMGRDAGDLALWAGLAGGAETIVIPEEPFDLEDILSRLRSGHERGKKHSIIIVSEGVMNANEFADLLKEHAQIETRVSVLGHIQRGGSPTARDRVLASLFGARAVEKLMEGAGGLAIGMRNHQVVDYSMTEAFDGKHEADLTMYKLSKELAI, encoded by the coding sequence TTGAAAAGAATCGGTGTTTTAACAAGTGGTGGCGATGCACCAGGAATGAATGCAGCCTTGCGTGCAGTTGTCAGAAAAGCAATTTATCATGATATGGAAGTCATGGGTGTCTATAATGGTTATCAAGGTCTAATTGATGGCAAGATAGTACAGTTGGACTTGGGTTCAGTTGGGGATATTATTCAAAGAGGCGGAACGAAATTGCATTCTGCCCGTTGTCTCGAGTTTATAACCGAAGAAGGACAATTGAAAGCCATCGACCAAATGAAAAAACATGGCATTGAAGGTCTTGTTGTGATTGGTGGAGATGGTTCTTATCGCGGAGCAATGGCTTTAACATCCCAAGGATTTCCATGCATCGGTGTGCCTGGCACCATCGATAACGACATTCCGGGTACGGATTTCACAATAGGTTTTGATACAGCACTCAATACGGTGATTGAAGCAATAGATAAAATTCGCGACACGGCAACTTCTCATGAGCGTACTTTCATTATAGAAGTGATGGGCCGGGATGCGGGTGATTTGGCTTTGTGGGCAGGTTTAGCCGGTGGGGCTGAAACAATCGTGATTCCGGAAGAACCGTTTGATCTAGAAGATATACTTTCCCGCCTTCGCAGTGGACATGAACGCGGAAAAAAACATAGCATTATTATTGTCTCAGAAGGTGTCATGAATGCCAATGAATTTGCCGATTTATTGAAAGAGCATGCGCAGATAGAAACTCGGGTTTCTGTCCTCGGGCATATTCAGCGAGGAGGCTCTCCGACTGCACGGGACCGCGTATTAGCCAGTCTTTTCGGAGCTCGGGCTGTTGAAAAGTTGATGGAAGGTGCCGGAGGACTTGCCATTGGCATGCGTAATCATCAAGTGGTAGACTATTCTATGACTGAGGCTTTCGACGGAAAGCATGAAGCAGATTTAACTATGTATAAACTATCAAAAGAATTAGCCATTTAG
- the accA gene encoding acetyl-CoA carboxylase carboxyl transferase subunit alpha gives MVKTLPFEEPVIQLRDKISELKEFTSNAEVDLSTEIQQLEDRLQKLETDIYDNMQPWDRVQVARHPERPTTLDYIREIFTDFIELHGDRSYGDDEAIVGGIAAFNGCPITVIGHQRGKDTKENIRRNFGMPHPEGYRKALRLMKQAEKFNRPIICFIDTKGAYPGKAAEERGQSEAIARNLLEMAGLKVPVISVVIGEGGSGGALALGVANHVHMLENSTYSVISPEGAASILWKDSALAKQAAEAMKITAPDLKQMGIVDEIIQEAVGGAHRDPKQQAIYMKEALQRSIDSLSKLSKEELVDNRYEKFKSIGEFAE, from the coding sequence ATGGTAAAGACTCTTCCTTTTGAAGAACCCGTTATTCAATTACGTGATAAAATCAGTGAGTTAAAAGAATTCACTTCAAATGCTGAAGTTGATTTATCGACAGAAATTCAGCAATTAGAAGATCGCCTTCAAAAACTGGAAACAGATATTTATGACAACATGCAACCGTGGGACCGTGTTCAAGTCGCAAGACATCCAGAACGTCCAACGACATTGGATTATATTCGTGAAATTTTCACGGACTTTATTGAACTTCACGGAGACCGTTCGTACGGAGATGATGAAGCCATTGTCGGAGGCATTGCAGCGTTTAATGGATGCCCGATTACTGTAATCGGGCATCAACGGGGCAAAGATACGAAAGAGAATATCCGCCGCAATTTTGGAATGCCGCACCCGGAAGGTTATCGGAAAGCATTACGATTGATGAAGCAAGCAGAGAAGTTCAATCGGCCCATTATTTGTTTTATTGATACAAAAGGAGCTTATCCCGGAAAAGCTGCAGAAGAGCGCGGACAAAGCGAAGCGATTGCAAGAAATCTTCTCGAGATGGCCGGGCTAAAAGTGCCTGTCATAAGTGTAGTGATTGGAGAAGGTGGAAGTGGCGGTGCATTGGCTTTAGGAGTTGCAAACCACGTTCATATGCTCGAAAACTCCACTTACTCTGTTATTTCGCCTGAAGGGGCAGCATCGATTTTATGGAAAGATTCTGCTCTGGCTAAACAAGCGGCGGAAGCAATGAAAATCACGGCACCCGATTTAAAACAAATGGGCATTGTTGATGAAATCATTCAAGAAGCAGTTGGTGGCGCACATCGTGATCCAAAGCAACAAGCCATCTATATGAAAGAAGCACTTCAACGTTCAATAGATTCACTCAGCAAACTGAGTAAAGAAGAATTGGTCGATAATCGTTATGAGAAATTCAAATCCATCGGGGAATTTGCTGAATGA